In the genome of Sander vitreus isolate 19-12246 chromosome 13, sanVit1, whole genome shotgun sequence, one region contains:
- the il13ra2 gene encoding LOW QUALITY PROTEIN: interleukin-13 receptor subunit alpha-2 (The sequence of the model RefSeq protein was modified relative to this genomic sequence to represent the inferred CDS: inserted 2 bases in 1 codon) has product MASKSWLTHQATLMLLLMSWRESMHCNGLTVDPPEDLVILDPGHLGHLEITWSPPASLINMTECPKLYQVEYFNTYRDTWTVIRSDRMTHSAQFDLMKDARVRVYTLLSGPCTNGTMIKSTSYTELVQKPPNTGVVGTAVQDFVCMYHNMKYMECNWGRSPYMPANSQQNLYFWHKKLEQAEECPKYMILNGTRSGCNFTEKSLPKFTDINFCVNGSSPEGPLKPTFISLQIQNHVKPETTEKLHLQKGPDAQLELHWEGPVGIIPGHCLDWEVEHNQEGPDGKIASQLISTKQMSLTLPSIRDNKRTCVRVRSRLNKYCADKSFWSEWSRPTCQPVALKSEWDMVPVYVYIAVAIIAILVLTLCAGAVLKVRRSRQLKKPDXLLTTLFAKNSVLAFAEA; this is encoded by the exons ATGGCCAGTAAATCCTGGCTGACTCATCAAGCGACACTGATGCTGCTCTTAATGTCCTGGAGGGAGAGCATGCATTGCAATGGACTTACAG TGGATCCTCCTGAGGACCTTGTGATATTAGACCCTGGTCATCTTGGACATCTCGAGATTACATGGAGCCCCCCTGCCAGCTTGATTAATATGACAGAGTGCCCAAAACTGTATCAGGTGGAGTACTTCAACACATACAGGGACACCTGGACT GTTATCAGGTCAGATAGGATGACGCACAGTGCCCAGTTTGATCTGATGAAAGATGCTAGAGTGAGAGTGTACACCTTGCTGAGTGGACCCTGCACCAACGGCACTATGATTAAGAGCACAAGCTACACTGAGCTGGTCCAAAAACCTCCCAACACAG GTGTTGTGGGTACCGCTGTTCAGGATTTTGTCTGTATGTACCATAACATGAAGTACATGGAGTGCAATTGGGGAAGAAGCCCATATATGCCGGCCAACTCACAGCAAAATCTATATTTCTG GCACAAGAAGCTGGAACAGGCAGAGGAATGCCCGAAATACATGATTTTGAACGGAACCAGGAGTGGCTGCAACTTCACAGAGAAATCTCTCCCTAAGTTCACTGATATCAACTTCTGTGTTAATGGCTCCTCTCCTGAAGGGCCCCTGAAACCAACATTCATCTCCCTGCAAATCCAAAACCACG TCAAGCCTGAAACCACAGAGAAGCTGCATCTGCAAAAAGGTCCAGACGCACAGCTGGAACTACACTGGGAAGGTCCTGTTGGGATTATTCCTGGGCATTGCCTTGATTGGGAGGTGGAGCACAATCAAGAGGGACCTGATGGGAAAATTGCTTCG CAGCTGATTTCAACCAAACAGATGAGCCTAACTCTGCCCTCCATCCGCGACAATAAGAGAACCTGCGTCAGGGTTCGGTCCAGGTTGAATAAGTATTGTGCAGATAAGAGCTTTTGGAGTGAATGGAGTCGTCCGACATGCCAGCCAG TGGCACTGAAATCAGAATGGGACATGGTACCTGTCTATGTATATATCGCTGTTGCCATCATCGCCATACTGGTGCTGACGCTGTGTGCGGGGGCAGTGCTCAAAGT GAGGAGATCGAGACAACTGAAGAAGCCAGA TCTGCTCACTACATTGTTTGCCAAAAATTCAGTACTTGCATTTGCGGAGGCCTAA